The Macaca fascicularis isolate 582-1 chromosome 14, T2T-MFA8v1.1 genome contains the following window.
GGGACAGACTGAGACAGACAGGACCACCCCCCCACACAGCCTGGAGAAGGgacaaggggaggggaggaggggggccCAACCAGTGGCCCCAGACCACTGCCTCCTGGACAGCACAGGGGTGGGGGGCGAGAAGCGGGGAGCCAGTGCATCCTCCTCACCCAGGGCCTCCTCAGAAACCCAATGCAACAGACAGACGGGAGGCAAATTtacataattaataataattaaccaataataataaatacttaaacCTCTAATCCATAGATTGCAAATACAACAATGATAGCTTATTTTCTTGGGGAACAGGagtgggtggggacagagggacGGGGAACAGGACTTTTGCTGAAAGGGGGCATGACAGGAACACAGGGCTGTGGgtgaaaagaagaacaaatagaagaaacaaGAGAGAGGGCGGCTGGCCGGGGTGGGGTGGGCAcctccctggccctgctctggacTCAGGACTGGGTCCTACCTGGGCCGCCTCTCCTGCCAAGCCCTTGGCCTCTTCTCGTGGTGACTGGCCCCACTCCTAGACCCTTGGACATCTGAAGGGCAGGGGTCCCAACGGCCTGAGAGGGTATAGGGCAGGGGCAGCAGGCTGACCCACCTGGGCCCAAAAGCCACCTGTGTTTGGGGGCTGGCATGCCACCTAGAGAGCGAGTGCCCTGGGAAAGGGGTGAACGGGAGTTTCTCTCTTGAGAGGCCCCCATGGGTGTCGGGGCAAACAAGGGAGCTTTATCTGCCTTGAGGCAGCGCTCCCTAAGTGAAGCAGGCCTACCACAGAAGCACAGGGGCTTGGCTGGCGCCTGAACTCCCTGTGCGAGCAGCACCTGCTTGTGGAGCCCCTCGGCCTGCAGGCCAAATTCCAAGTTCCGCCTGGGGCCTTGCTAGGTGGGGGACGGACCTGGAACAGGACTCTAAGCCCACCCCCTCCTCATACCTGGGGGTCCAGGGCTCCCTGCCCAGTGGAGCCAGCACTGGCTAGCCAGGCCCCTCCTGCCTGACTCCCAGAGGCCAAGCTCCTCTCCTGCAGTGGTGCCGCCCTGCCTGAGAGGCAGCTCTAGGGGCATGGGCAAGGGAGAAGGGAGCCCTCTTAATGGCCTTGCTGAGCCACTCTGTGGCTGGACTGGGGCTCTGGCAGGAGTTGGGGGCACTAACACCCTGTCCTCCCCTGGCCTCCACCTCATCTGACACTCCAGAACCCGCTGCCCCAAGCCCCTACACACTGTTCTATTCCTCAGCCTCTCTGAACACCCCGGCACCATGGGGCCTAATGCCTGTCCTCCCCTGCCAGGGAACAGCTCTGGGGCAACAGGCAGCGGGGTGCCCTCCCTGCCACCAAGATTTGGCGCCTGGAGCTGGTGGAGGGTTGGCCGCACCGCTCCGGGGCACACCAGCTCCTGCTCCCCCAACCTATGGCTTTGGTGCAGAGCCCTAGGCTGGCgcagagaagggagagagcaggagaggtgGGTGGGGGAAGAAGGGAGGTTCTGCGGCTCAGTTTGTGgcaaagaagtttttttttttttttttttttttcctttttttcacctttttcttaTGTAAAAAGTGCACGAGAGCTCGGCAGCCTTTGCAAAGGTCAGCAGGGTTTCCCGGGGCGGGGGAACTGGGAGGGGCCCCAGGCCTGGCACCCAGCTTGCGACTGAAGGTGGCCTCGTATTGCTTAGAAACGTGTGTTTCAGTTTAAATACCAGACAGTAAAAATAGAGCTCGAGGACCACCCGCACTGTTGCCAAATCATTGCCAGAATGAAcagcttaaataaataaaaaatcgaAATATTTACTTCTCGATAAAAATCCCAGTAAAACCATTTACCTTTCTttgcattatatataatatatatttataacggGCCCGGCTGCGGGCGGCGGAGCCGAGGGCAGCGGAGGGGTCAGGACA
Protein-coding sequences here:
- the LOC102121533 gene encoding LOW QUALITY PROTEIN: uncharacterized protein (The sequence of the model RefSeq protein was modified relative to this genomic sequence to represent the inferred CDS: inserted 3 bases in 3 codons; deleted 1 base in 1 codon), coding for MVPGCSERLRNRTPVLAPLGREPWTPRYEEGVGLESCSRSVPHLARPQAELGIXACRPRGSTSRCCSHREFRRQPSPCASVVGLLHLGSAASRQIKLPCLPRHPWGLSREKLPFTPFPGHSLSRWHASPQTQVAFGPRWVSLLPLPYTLSGRWDPCPSDVQGSRSGASHHEKRPRAWQERRPRXGPSPESXSRAREVPTPPRPAALSLVSSICSSFHPQPCVPVMPPFSKSPVPRPSVPTHSCSPRK